One genomic window of Campylobacter sp. MIT 99-7217 includes the following:
- a CDS encoding DEAD/DEAH box helicase, translated as MQANLYEFLQKTKCELVLCEDDKEADLLAQVSIFQGLKTFVLPDFRAEFNDDLKPFSKELFEICKVLNAYHQTDSAKILISPIKTILNKLPGKNHLKNLNLNLNQQIKLNELKDEFERLGYEFVDMVQDRAEVSFRGEIIDIFAINEENPFRILLFEDEIESIRYFDLNTQKSIPKELSSIKICPFLSNFSKQGFIDFQNKLEERQNQSLISDINSLGFWCIDDFFDYLSLDFMSIKAFVQEEFSRDISFINKKIIPEAKIYKDLQSSYTRDFFSFHKDKKITILARNEALLKQKGIELDINICFKQSELRINLISKDEIILSLNTKERRTFRKKANLLIDELKVGDFVTHEDYGVGKFLGLEMIKIAGVQKEFVALLYQNNDKLLLPVENLYMIDKFLSASGNVPILDKLGKGSFLKLKEKLKEKLFAIANSIISMAAKRALIKPKDIKIDYAMQAKFSQSAGFVYTEDQEKSIEEILQDFESGKVMDRLLSGDVGFGKTEIAMNAIFPVIKSGFCVFFFVPTTLLSHQHFKTLKNRFEPFNIEVFKLDRFTSSKDKKSLLENLALKKPCVVIGTHSLLNVECENLALVIIDEEHKFGVKQKEKLKEFTQNSHLLSMSATPIPRSLNQALSSIKSYSILSTPPLERLDVRTFVKQSDDALIKEAISRELRRGGQIFYIHNHIASIKECEKYLKSLFKDLKILILHSKIDSKTTEEQMLKFENKEYDLLLCTSIVESGIDLPNVNTIIVENSDRFGMADLHQLRGRVGRSDKQGYCYFLIEDKNAITKDALKRLVSLESNSFLGSGSILAYHDLEIRGGGNLLGVDQSGHIEQVGYGLYLKMLEDELNALSKKRILEQKCELKLNVNAFLNSDLISEDRLRLELYKRLSKCKSVNSVYEIEGEIEDRFGKLDTYTKQFLELIIIKILSKDRFKLISNFEANIQFTNLNDEKFLIKANSKDDDDVLSCILNYLRQKES; from the coding sequence ATGCAAGCCAATCTTTACGAATTTTTACAAAAAACAAAATGCGAGCTTGTGCTTTGTGAAGACGATAAAGAGGCTGATTTACTTGCACAAGTGAGTATTTTTCAAGGTTTAAAAACCTTTGTTTTGCCGGATTTTAGAGCTGAGTTTAATGATGATTTAAAACCTTTTTCAAAGGAACTTTTTGAAATTTGTAAGGTTTTAAATGCTTATCATCAAACAGACTCAGCCAAAATTCTCATCAGTCCCATAAAAACTATACTCAATAAGCTTCCGGGTAAAAATCATCTTAAAAATCTTAATTTAAATCTCAATCAACAAATTAAGCTCAACGAACTTAAAGATGAATTTGAACGCTTGGGCTATGAATTTGTAGATATGGTGCAAGATAGGGCTGAGGTATCTTTTAGGGGAGAAATCATTGATATTTTTGCTATCAATGAAGAAAATCCTTTTAGAATTTTACTTTTTGAAGATGAGATTGAAAGTATAAGATATTTTGATCTTAATACACAAAAATCCATACCCAAAGAACTTTCAAGCATTAAAATTTGCCCCTTTTTATCAAATTTTTCCAAACAAGGTTTTATTGATTTTCAAAACAAGCTCGAAGAAAGGCAAAATCAAAGCCTTATTAGCGATATTAACTCGCTTGGTTTTTGGTGCATTGATGATTTTTTTGATTATTTAAGCCTTGATTTTATGTCTATAAAAGCTTTTGTCCAAGAAGAGTTTTCAAGGGATATTTCTTTTATCAATAAAAAAATTATCCCCGAAGCTAAGATTTATAAGGACTTGCAAAGCTCTTATACGAGGGATTTTTTTAGTTTTCATAAGGATAAAAAGATTACTATCCTTGCTAGAAATGAAGCCTTGCTCAAGCAAAAAGGCATAGAGCTTGACATAAATATTTGCTTTAAACAAAGCGAACTTCGTATAAATCTCATCAGCAAAGATGAAATCATACTTTCTTTAAATACAAAGGAAAGAAGAACTTTTCGCAAAAAAGCAAATTTACTCATTGATGAGCTTAAAGTGGGGGATTTTGTAACCCATGAAGATTATGGTGTAGGCAAGTTTTTGGGGCTTGAGATGATTAAAATAGCTGGGGTGCAAAAAGAATTTGTCGCCCTACTTTATCAAAACAATGACAAGCTTTTGCTTCCTGTTGAAAATTTATATATGATCGATAAATTTTTAAGTGCAAGCGGTAATGTTCCCATACTTGATAAGCTTGGTAAGGGTTCGTTTTTAAAACTTAAAGAAAAATTAAAAGAAAAACTTTTTGCCATTGCCAATTCCATTATCTCAATGGCTGCAAAAAGAGCCTTAATCAAACCCAAAGATATAAAGATTGATTATGCTATGCAGGCTAAATTTTCTCAAAGTGCTGGCTTTGTCTATACTGAGGATCAAGAAAAAAGTATAGAAGAAATTTTACAGGACTTTGAAAGTGGCAAGGTCATGGATAGGCTTTTAAGTGGTGATGTGGGCTTTGGAAAAACAGAAATCGCCATGAATGCGATATTCCCTGTTATTAAAAGTGGTTTTTGTGTATTTTTTTTCGTGCCAACCACGCTTTTATCACATCAGCATTTTAAAACACTTAAAAATCGTTTTGAACCCTTTAATATAGAAGTTTTTAAGCTTGATCGTTTCACAAGCTCAAAGGATAAAAAAAGCCTTTTAGAAAATCTTGCTCTTAAAAAGCCTTGCGTTGTTATAGGAACACACTCACTTTTAAATGTGGAATGTGAAAATTTAGCCCTTGTTATCATCGATGAAGAACATAAATTTGGTGTCAAACAAAAAGAAAAGCTTAAAGAATTTACTCAAAATTCACACCTACTTTCAATGTCAGCTACGCCTATTCCAAGAAGCTTAAATCAAGCCCTAAGCTCTATCAAGTCATACAGCATTTTAAGCACGCCTCCGCTTGAAAGACTTGATGTAAGAACCTTTGTAAAGCAAAGTGATGATGCATTGATCAAAGAAGCTATTTCAAGGGAGCTTCGCCGTGGTGGGCAAATTTTTTATATTCACAACCACATCGCTAGTATAAAAGAATGCGAAAAATATCTCAAATCCTTGTTTAAAGACTTGAAAATACTCATTTTGCATTCAAAGATTGATTCTAAGACCACAGAAGAGCAAATGCTTAAATTTGAAAACAAAGAATACGACTTACTTTTATGCACAAGCATAGTTGAAAGTGGTATTGATCTTCCAAATGTCAATACCATCATCGTTGAAAATTCAGATCGTTTTGGAATGGCTGATTTGCACCAACTAAGAGGCAGGGTAGGAAGAAGCGATAAACAGGGGTATTGTTATTTCTTGATAGAAGATAAAAATGCGATCACAAAAGATGCTCTAAAACGCCTTGTAAGCCTTGAAAGCAACTCTTTCTTAGGTTCAGGAAGCATACTTGCTTATCATGATCTTGAAATTCGCGGTGGAGGAAACTTACTTGGGGTTGATCAAAGTGGGCATATCGAACAAGTTGGCTATGGACTTTATCTTAAAATGCTTGAAGATGAACTCAATGCCTTAAGCAAAAAACGAATTTTAGAACAAAAATGCGAACTAAAACTCAATGTCAATGCCTTTTTAAATAGCGATTTAATCAGCGAAGATCGCTTAAGACTTGAGCTTTATAAAAGACTTAGCAAATGCAAAAGCGTAAATAGCGTATATGAAATAGAAGGCGAGATAGAAGATCGCTTTGGCAAACTTGATACTTACACAAAACAATTCCTAGAACTTATCATCATCAAAATTTTAAGCAAGGATCGCTTTAAGCTGATCAGTAATTTTGAAGCAAATATACAATTTACAAATTTAAATGATGAAAAATTTCTCATCAAAGCAAATAGCAAGGACGATGATGATGTGCTTTCTTGCATTTTAAACTATCTTAGACAAAAGGAAAGCTAA
- a CDS encoding 3-methyladenine DNA glycosylase → MQGSDIFKLLCSLNLNFKDFDWFENKGLSEFELLISVILTQNTNWKNVLKALESLRSAKITSLEHILKLENTELANLIKASGFYNTKAKRIKGLCEAILRDFENLQNFKAKVSRQWLLNIKGLGFESADGILNYLCNKEILVVDSYTNRLALALGYEFESYEELREFFESGISNEQNELCKLLGKKLELYELYQIFHALIISFAKAYFRGKKLSDEGSAILQNLA, encoded by the coding sequence ATGCAAGGCAGTGATATTTTCAAGCTTCTATGCTCTTTAAATTTAAACTTCAAGGACTTTGACTGGTTTGAAAATAAGGGTTTGAGTGAATTTGAGCTTTTGATTTCTGTGATTTTAACGCAAAATACAAATTGGAAAAATGTTTTAAAAGCCTTAGAAAGCCTAAGATCAGCAAAAATCACAAGCCTAGAACACATTTTAAAACTAGAAAATACCGAGCTTGCAAATCTCATCAAGGCAAGTGGCTTTTATAATACCAAGGCAAAAAGGATCAAAGGCTTATGCGAGGCTATTTTAAGAGATTTTGAAAATTTACAAAATTTCAAGGCAAAAGTTAGTAGGCAGTGGCTTTTGAATATCAAGGGCTTAGGTTTTGAAAGTGCTGATGGGATATTAAATTATCTTTGCAATAAAGAAATTCTTGTCGTTGATAGCTACACAAACCGCCTTGCTTTAGCACTAGGATACGAATTTGAAAGCTATGAGGAATTAAGGGAATTTTTTGAAAGCGGGATCAGCAATGAACAAAATGAGCTTTGTAAACTCTTAGGAAAAAAACTTGAACTTTATGAACTTTATCAAATTTTTCATGCTCTTATCATAAGTTTTGCAAAAGCATATTTTAGAGGCAAAAAGCTTAGTGATGAGGGAAGTGCGATTCTTCAAAATCTAGCTTAA
- a CDS encoding LTA synthase family protein has product MKLSFKQILIHSFIFFIFLYFVFLSLRLVFILYIQGSIHLNVDFFTSFYNAFRYDGQIIGVLVLGYFLLSLFLKQKLVRIYAFLCIFITCFVNIANIGFYEIYKDVFNATLLGLIFDDQMAILKTGLSGEFNLSIKVLLWLILSFVFYALFLFLLFLAQKIFKARFINLSKLKNLALFLCLALCLLFAINGQIGLKGISLGKELVPVSDTFLRQITQGAYRDLNYVYKSYAQISKSSFQNYIDESPIKTASNFFNLKENDFKTLNLHDLLQKEVQSSKDTKIDHIFYIVAESFSAWHFDEEFKEMNLTSELSKMIDLQTAFCVPIFIQNAASTIKSLDVQISGLYQIEIPLNLSVGKSPVFNTSAGFIFKSLGYENNFYYGGSGTWQKLDSYTLSQGFDQIFYNTHVIDFAKKQGFKAPFENAWGAYDHYLYEFIKAKSLENAGKKTFSMIMTTSYHPPYDLPLEDFNVPFESIDQFLQKHDEIADKTRARKVFAHIYYQDKMLAKFIKETSKALPNSLFVITGDHYDREYPFKTDSAILQNQIPFILYAPNLKPKMTSKLGSHIDIVPTIVELVAPKGFKYESFGYPLFSNQALPKKDYVLGYFAVANERFLNNGYKNEYFEGEQSLQDDESLAEHLLRQLKRAKALSWWIFRNGYEIKDD; this is encoded by the coding sequence ATGAAACTTTCTTTTAAACAAATTTTGATTCATTCTTTTATCTTTTTTATCTTTTTGTATTTTGTATTTTTAAGCTTAAGGCTTGTTTTTATCTTGTATATTCAAGGAAGCATTCATTTAAATGTTGATTTTTTCACAAGTTTTTACAATGCTTTTAGATACGATGGGCAAATTATCGGCGTTTTGGTGCTTGGATATTTTTTACTTTCTTTGTTTTTAAAGCAAAAATTAGTCCGAATTTATGCTTTTTTATGTATTTTCATCACTTGCTTTGTCAATATTGCTAATATCGGCTTTTATGAAATTTACAAAGATGTTTTTAATGCAACGCTTTTAGGACTTATCTTTGATGATCAAATGGCGATTTTAAAAACGGGCTTAAGTGGGGAGTTTAACCTCAGTATAAAGGTGCTTTTGTGGCTTATTTTAAGCTTTGTTTTTTATGCTTTATTTTTATTTTTGCTCTTTTTGGCTCAAAAAATCTTTAAGGCTCGTTTTATAAATTTAAGCAAGCTTAAAAATTTAGCTCTTTTTTTGTGTCTCGCCCTTTGCTTACTCTTTGCTATCAATGGACAAATAGGACTTAAAGGCATTTCTTTAGGAAAAGAGCTTGTTCCAGTGAGCGATACTTTTTTAAGGCAGATCACGCAAGGTGCTTACAGGGATTTAAACTATGTTTATAAATCTTACGCACAAATTTCAAAGTCAAGTTTTCAAAACTATATCGATGAAAGTCCTATAAAAACAGCTTCTAATTTTTTCAATCTCAAAGAAAATGACTTTAAAACGCTAAATTTACATGATTTGCTTCAAAAAGAGGTTCAAAGCTCAAAAGATACAAAAATCGATCATATTTTTTATATCGTGGCCGAAAGCTTTAGTGCTTGGCATTTTGACGAGGAATTTAAGGAGATGAATCTAACAAGTGAGCTTTCAAAAATGATTGATTTACAAACTGCCTTTTGCGTGCCTATTTTTATCCAAAATGCAGCCTCCACGATAAAAAGTCTTGATGTACAAATCAGCGGACTTTATCAAATCGAAATTCCGCTTAATCTAAGCGTAGGCAAAAGCCCTGTATTTAACACTTCAGCAGGTTTTATCTTTAAAAGCTTAGGCTATGAAAATAATTTTTACTACGGAGGCTCTGGAACTTGGCAAAAGCTTGACAGCTACACGCTTTCTCAAGGTTTTGATCAAATTTTTTATAACACGCATGTTATTGATTTTGCTAAAAAACAAGGATTTAAAGCACCTTTTGAAAACGCTTGGGGTGCTTATGATCATTATTTGTATGAATTTATCAAGGCAAAAAGTTTGGAAAATGCAGGCAAAAAAACCTTTTCTATGATCATGACCACCTCTTATCACCCTCCTTATGATCTGCCTTTAGAGGATTTTAATGTGCCTTTTGAAAGCATAGATCAATTTTTACAAAAACATGATGAAATAGCTGATAAAACAAGGGCTAGAAAGGTTTTTGCGCATATTTATTATCAAGATAAAATGCTTGCAAAATTTATCAAAGAAACTTCAAAAGCCCTTCCAAATTCCCTTTTTGTCATCACAGGCGATCATTATGATAGAGAATATCCTTTTAAAACAGATAGTGCTATCTTGCAAAATCAAATTCCTTTCATACTCTACGCACCAAATTTAAAGCCAAAAATGACCTCAAAGCTTGGCTCTCACATCGATATCGTGCCTACCATAGTCGAACTTGTCGCACCAAAAGGCTTTAAATACGAAAGCTTTGGTTATCCTCTTTTTTCAAACCAGGCTTTGCCTAAAAAAGATTATGTTTTAGGGTATTTTGCCGTTGCAAATGAGAGATTTTTAAACAATGGCTATAAAAACGAGTATTTTGAAGGTGAGCAAAGTTTGCAAGATGATGAGAGCTTAGCCGAGCATTTGTTAAGACAGCTTAAAAGAGCCAAGGCTTTGAGCTGGTGGATTTTTAGAAATGGTTATGAGATAAAAGATGATTAA
- a CDS encoding sialidase family protein codes for MKKAFIFACVCFFVVFSLSFYKENDIKTAKTNLNFAVTTQKALELSFDEILIKNSEKSAHSSSLLRFKEGILLVFFAGTKEGAKDVRIYKSFLNAGKFDEPKAILSAKDLSLMSKKFIKKLGNPVLFKDTNERVHLFVVGVSLGGWATSKIYQLRFDESLEKLEFIGELKLSNLANFSHLVRTPALALQNSGFVLPFYHELADKYALLGYFDDKARLKFTQRLNSLKSQLQPSMIATNSNSCLIFFRNHKAYENDAFMQSCENPEQIIKTNLKSYDTSSVLFSFDFEGKKRILLVHNDAGKKMPRKSLSLYYLTNLENLTNEAHFTKLFTIKEADEVSYPSVSLDEKNAYLSFTLDRKNILFKRFSLESLNSLIEKLEQGVR; via the coding sequence ATGAAAAAGGCTTTTATTTTTGCTTGCGTTTGCTTTTTTGTCGTTTTTTCTCTTAGCTTTTATAAAGAAAATGACATAAAAACAGCAAAGACAAATTTAAATTTTGCAGTTACGACACAAAAAGCTCTTGAGTTAAGCTTTGATGAAATACTCATTAAAAATTCAGAAAAATCAGCACATTCAAGCTCTTTACTAAGATTTAAAGAAGGCATCTTGCTTGTCTTTTTTGCAGGCACAAAAGAAGGGGCTAAAGATGTTAGAATTTACAAGAGTTTTTTAAATGCTGGCAAATTTGATGAACCAAAGGCGATTTTAAGTGCAAAAGATCTTTCTTTGATGAGCAAGAAATTTATCAAAAAACTTGGCAATCCCGTGCTTTTTAAGGATACAAATGAAAGAGTACATCTTTTTGTCGTGGGCGTTAGCCTTGGAGGCTGGGCAACGAGCAAGATTTATCAACTTCGTTTTGATGAGAGCTTAGAAAAGCTTGAGTTTATCGGCGAGCTAAAGCTTTCAAATTTGGCTAATTTTTCTCATCTAGTAAGAACTCCAGCACTTGCTTTGCAAAACTCAGGCTTTGTTTTGCCATTTTATCATGAACTTGCGGATAAATACGCTTTGCTTGGGTATTTTGATGACAAGGCGAGGCTAAAATTTACACAAAGGCTAAATTCTTTAAAATCCCAGCTTCAACCAAGCATGATAGCCACAAATTCAAACTCTTGCCTCATCTTTTTTCGCAACCACAAAGCTTATGAAAATGACGCTTTTATGCAAAGCTGTGAAAATCCTGAGCAAATCATCAAAACAAATCTCAAAAGTTACGACACTTCAAGTGTTTTGTTTAGCTTTGATTTTGAGGGCAAAAAACGCATTTTGCTTGTCCATAATGATGCAGGCAAAAAGATGCCAAGAAAAAGCCTTTCTTTGTATTATCTTACAAATTTAGAAAATTTGACAAATGAGGCTCATTTTACAAAGCTTTTTACCATCAAAGAAGCTGATGAGGTAAGCTATCCAAGCGTGAGTTTGGACGAGAAAAATGCTTATTTAAGTTTTACCCTTGATAGAAAAAATATCCTCTTCAAACGCTTTTCTTTAGAGAGCCTAAATAGCCTTATAGAAAAGCTTGAGCAAGGAGTGAGATGA
- the acpP gene encoding acyl carrier protein has protein sequence MATFDDVKAVVVEQLSVDGDSVKMESKIIEDLGADSLDVVELIMALEEKFGVEIPDSDAEKLVKIEDVVSYIENLKK, from the coding sequence ATGGCAACTTTTGATGATGTAAAAGCTGTTGTTGTTGAGCAATTAAGTGTTGATGGAGATTCTGTTAAGATGGAATCTAAAATTATCGAAGATTTGGGTGCTGATTCTTTAGATGTTGTTGAGCTGATCATGGCTTTGGAAGAAAAATTTGGCGTAGAAATTCCAGATAGTGATGCTGAAAAATTAGTAAAAATAGAAGATGTGGTTAGCTATATAGAAAATCTTAAAAAATAA
- a CDS encoding beta-ketoacyl-ACP synthase II — MARVVVTGIAMINALGLDKESSFENICKGESGVDKITLFDTNDFPVQIAAEVKGFDPLEFIDPKEVKKLDRFIQLGIKAARDAIKEAKLPEDFDREDFGIVSAAGIGGLPNIEKNSITCFDKGARRISAFFIPSALVNMLGGVISIEHGLKGPNLACVTACAAGTHAIGEAYKSIALGDASKMLVIGAEAAICPVGIGGFAAMKALSTRNDDPKKASRPFDKERDGFVMGEGAGALILEKYEDAVKRGAKIYAELVGYGESADANHITAPTLEGPLRAMKKALKMAGNIKVDYINAHGTSTPANDKNETAAIKELFGNDIPLISSTKGQIGHCLGAAGAIEAVICLMALDKGIIPPTINQISKDEECDLNYVPNSAQKKDIKVAMSNSFGFGGTNGCVIFKKVD, encoded by the coding sequence TTGGCAAGAGTTGTAGTTACAGGTATTGCGATGATCAATGCCTTAGGTTTAGATAAAGAAAGTTCTTTTGAAAATATTTGTAAGGGCGAAAGTGGTGTTGATAAGATCACACTTTTTGATACAAATGACTTTCCTGTGCAAATCGCTGCTGAAGTTAAAGGCTTTGATCCCCTAGAATTTATCGATCCTAAAGAGGTTAAAAAACTTGATCGCTTTATACAGCTTGGCATTAAGGCTGCAAGGGACGCGATTAAGGAAGCTAAACTTCCTGAAGACTTTGATAGAGAAGATTTTGGTATAGTTTCGGCCGCTGGTATAGGAGGCTTGCCAAATATAGAAAAAAATTCTATAACCTGCTTTGATAAAGGTGCTAGACGCATATCTGCTTTTTTTATTCCCTCTGCTCTTGTAAATATGCTAGGTGGTGTTATTTCTATCGAACATGGGCTTAAGGGTCCAAATTTAGCCTGTGTAACAGCTTGTGCAGCAGGAACTCATGCTATTGGCGAAGCTTACAAAAGCATAGCCTTAGGCGATGCAAGTAAAATGCTTGTTATCGGTGCTGAAGCAGCCATTTGCCCTGTGGGTATAGGTGGTTTTGCCGCCATGAAAGCCTTATCAACAAGAAATGATGATCCAAAAAAAGCCTCTCGTCCATTTGATAAAGAAAGAGATGGCTTTGTTATGGGCGAGGGTGCAGGTGCTTTAATACTTGAAAAATACGAAGATGCTGTAAAAAGAGGGGCTAAAATTTATGCCGAACTTGTAGGATATGGTGAAAGTGCGGATGCTAACCACATCACAGCTCCTACTCTTGAAGGTCCTTTAAGAGCTATGAAAAAAGCTCTTAAAATGGCTGGAAATATAAAGGTTGATTATATCAACGCACACGGAACTTCAACTCCAGCAAATGACAAAAACGAAACTGCTGCGATCAAAGAACTTTTTGGAAATGATATTCCTTTGATAAGCTCTACAAAGGGGCAAATTGGACATTGTTTGGGAGCTGCTGGGGCTATTGAAGCGGTGATTTGTCTTATGGCTTTAGATAAGGGTATCATTCCTCCAACTATCAATCAAATCAGTAAAGATGAAGAATGCGATCTAAATTATGTTCCAAATTCTGCACAAAAAAAAGATATAAAAGTAGCAATGAGCAACTCCTTTGGCTTTGGCGGAACAAATGGTTGTGTAATCTTTAAAAAAGTGGATTAG
- a CDS encoding acetyl-CoA carboxylase carboxyltransferase subunit alpha, with protein sequence MASYLDFEKNIEQIDEAILNAQIKGDSDAVAILKKNLEKEISKTYKNLSDFQRLQLARHPDRPYALDYIQSILSDAHEIHGDRTFRDDPAIVCFAGYLGGKKLIVIGEQKGRGTKEKLARNFGMPHPEGYRKALRVAKLAEKFQIPILFLVDTPGAYPGIGAEERGQSEAIATNLYELSDLKTITIAVVIGEGGSGGALAVGVADKLAMMKNSVFSVISPEGCAAILWNDPSKSEQAAKALKITANDLKSQGLIDDVIDEPVNGAHRNKDKAAANIANYVSQALEELENIDKRELVAMRVQKILKLGAFKG encoded by the coding sequence ATGGCTTCTTATCTGGATTTTGAAAAAAATATAGAGCAAATTGACGAGGCTATTCTTAATGCACAAATCAAAGGCGATAGCGATGCTGTAGCTATCCTAAAAAAAAATCTTGAAAAAGAGATTTCTAAAACTTATAAAAATTTAAGTGATTTTCAACGCTTACAACTTGCAAGACACCCAGATCGTCCTTACGCACTTGATTATATACAAAGTATTTTAAGTGATGCTCATGAAATTCACGGAGATAGAACCTTTAGAGATGATCCTGCCATTGTTTGCTTTGCTGGGTATTTAGGTGGTAAAAAACTCATCGTCATAGGCGAACAAAAGGGCAGAGGAACAAAAGAAAAGCTTGCTAGAAACTTTGGTATGCCTCACCCTGAGGGATATAGAAAAGCTTTAAGAGTGGCAAAACTTGCCGAGAAATTTCAAATTCCTATTTTATTTTTGGTTGATACTCCGGGTGCTTATCCGGGTATTGGTGCTGAAGAAAGAGGACAAAGCGAGGCTATTGCTACAAATTTATACGAACTTAGTGATTTAAAAACCATTACTATAGCTGTAGTTATAGGAGAAGGTGGAAGTGGTGGAGCTTTGGCTGTTGGCGTGGCTGACAAGCTAGCGATGATGAAAAACTCCGTTTTTTCCGTGATTTCTCCTGAGGGCTGCGCTGCTATACTTTGGAATGATCCTAGCAAGAGCGAGCAAGCTGCAAAAGCTTTGAAAATAACAGCAAATGATCTTAAGAGTCAAGGCTTAATCGATGATGTGATTGATGAGCCTGTTAATGGGGCTCATAGAAATAAAGATAAGGCTGCTGCAAATATCGCAAACTATGTTTCTCAAGCCTTAGAAGAACTTGAAAATATAGACAAAAGAGAACTTGTCGCTATGAGAGTTCAAAAAATACTAAAACTAGGAGCTTTTAAAGGGTAA
- a CDS encoding MFS transporter gives MQDYKKAIFALALSSFALGVTEFVMAGVLVDVQDYFHIDAKTAGWLTTLYAIGVVIGAPLVTIPLSRFYRHTQLLINLGIFALVNLVIFFSTNFYLTAFMRFIAGTQHGVFFVIATLAVTAIAPSDKRSSALAVMVTGLTVALVTGVPLGTFIGHFFGFKFIFLLIFIITLLAFIGVLRMMPKNLNSIQTSLKSLIPAFSHKNLVKTYVITICSCGSQFVLYTYIQKLLVEISGFRVQDTAYILLAYGICAIFGNLWGGKMADKFGAVFSLRVILLLLMLSFLSVEPAMYSKIGIVISICLIGFFAFSTIPSLKMLSIAKAKRHSHKFIDSTVSVNEAAFNVGIALASWLGGLVLMNFGVQFNALFSALFVLPALIFAFIFAKDKLNYTKFSSSKLKSKRT, from the coding sequence ATGCAAGATTATAAAAAAGCTATTTTCGCCCTAGCCTTAAGCTCCTTTGCCTTGGGCGTTACTGAATTTGTAATGGCTGGGGTTTTAGTTGATGTGCAAGATTATTTTCATATCGATGCAAAAACTGCAGGCTGGCTCACAACTCTTTATGCCATAGGCGTGGTCATTGGTGCGCCACTTGTTACCATACCTTTAAGTCGCTTTTATCGCCATACTCAGCTTTTGATCAACCTAGGAATCTTTGCACTTGTGAATTTAGTGATATTTTTTAGCACAAATTTTTATCTTACAGCCTTTATGCGTTTTATAGCAGGTACTCAGCATGGGGTATTTTTTGTGATCGCCACACTTGCAGTTACCGCCATAGCACCAAGTGATAAACGCTCAAGTGCTTTGGCTGTTATGGTTACGGGATTAACTGTGGCTTTGGTTACCGGAGTTCCTTTGGGGACTTTTATCGGGCATTTTTTTGGCTTTAAATTTATCTTTTTGCTCATCTTTATCATCACTCTATTAGCCTTTATAGGGGTTTTAAGAATGATGCCAAAAAATTTAAACTCTATTCAAACCAGCCTTAAAAGTTTGATTCCAGCCTTTTCTCATAAGAATTTAGTTAAAACCTATGTGATCACGATTTGTTCATGTGGATCTCAGTTTGTCCTTTATACTTATATCCAAAAACTCTTGGTTGAAATCAGTGGCTTTAGAGTGCAAGATACTGCTTATATCTTACTTGCTTATGGAATTTGTGCTATTTTTGGGAATTTATGGGGTGGAAAAATGGCAGATAAATTTGGTGCTGTTTTTTCTTTAAGAGTGATTTTACTACTTTTAATGCTTTCTTTTTTAAGCGTTGAGCCGGCTATGTATTCTAAGATAGGTATTGTTATAAGCATTTGTTTGATAGGCTTTTTTGCCTTTTCTACTATACCCTCACTTAAAATGCTAAGTATCGCAAAAGCCAAAAGACATAGTCATAAATTTATAGATAGCACCGTAAGTGTCAATGAGGCTGCCTTTAATGTAGGCATAGCACTTGCTTCATGGCTTGGAGGACTTGTTTTAATGAACTTTGGAGTGCAGTTTAATGCCCTTTTTTCAGCTCTTTTTGTGCTTCCAGCTTTGATTTTTGCTTTTATCTTTGCTAAGGATAAACTTAACTACACTAAATTTAGCTCTTCAAAGCTCAAGTCAAAAAGGACTTAG